A stretch of the Clostridium fungisolvens genome encodes the following:
- a CDS encoding dihydrofolate reductase: MLSIIAAISENGVIGNNNDLIWHLPADLKRFKKITSGHTVILGRKTFQSLPGVLPNRYHVIITKDKNFFIEDENVEVVNSLDEIITRFSNIEDEVFIIGGGEIYSQLLPYTSKLYITRVKKHFDGDTTFPKIDYSDWDIIEQEIGVEDERNTIPYEFISLIRKIR, encoded by the coding sequence ATGCTTTCTATAATAGCAGCTATATCAGAAAATGGAGTAATAGGAAATAACAACGACCTAATCTGGCATCTTCCCGCAGATCTTAAAAGATTTAAAAAAATAACCTCTGGACATACAGTTATTTTAGGACGAAAGACTTTCCAATCGCTTCCAGGTGTTCTCCCAAATAGATATCATGTTATTATAACAAAAGATAAAAACTTCTTTATTGAAGACGAAAATGTAGAAGTGGTTAATTCACTTGATGAAATTATTACTAGATTCTCTAACATTGAGGATGAGGTTTTCATAATTGGTGGAGGAGAAATATATTCGCAACTTCTTCCTTACACAAGTAAACTCTATATAACAAGAGTAAAAAAACACTTCGATGGAGATACCACTTTTCCAAAAATAGATTATTCTGACTGGGACATTATAGAACAAGAAATCGGTGTTGAGGATGAAAGAAATACAATACCTTACGAATTTATTTCTTTAATAAGAAAGATACGCTAG
- a CDS encoding helix-turn-helix transcriptional regulator, translating to MKIDRLITIIMMLINKKRVTAKELAEFFEVSVRTVQRDIDAINIAGIPIVSYKGYEGGYEILEGYKIDNNFVTEKEYDLLLKLLKGLENVYDDPVVKGMAEKLKAVKANDNVNIDKNLIMDFSHWGNSKRIKRKVSLIRDAIDIKCTIKFYYVDLNGKGTEREIEPHTLILKVNTWYVYGFCKLRGDFRLFKLTRIDKLERTENVFIPKDIENHSLLTEKGSNYIHLKLKFHPSCMNRLDDYFEMEEMSFQEDGDILVEVSYPEDEWVYSMLLSFGDKVEILEPSHVKDIILERVKNILDKYK from the coding sequence TTGAAGATTGATAGATTAATTACAATAATTATGATGCTTATAAATAAAAAAAGAGTTACGGCTAAAGAATTAGCAGAGTTTTTTGAGGTATCAGTAAGGACTGTTCAAAGAGATATAGATGCAATAAATATTGCAGGTATACCAATAGTTTCATATAAAGGGTATGAGGGTGGATATGAAATACTAGAAGGCTACAAGATAGATAATAATTTTGTGACGGAAAAAGAATATGACTTGCTACTGAAGTTGCTTAAGGGGTTAGAAAATGTCTATGATGATCCTGTGGTGAAAGGCATGGCTGAAAAATTAAAAGCAGTTAAGGCTAATGACAACGTTAATATAGATAAGAATCTTATAATGGATTTTTCTCATTGGGGAAACTCAAAAAGAATCAAAAGAAAAGTATCACTAATAAGAGATGCGATAGATATAAAGTGTACCATAAAGTTTTACTATGTAGATCTAAATGGTAAAGGAACAGAAAGAGAGATTGAACCCCATACCCTAATACTAAAGGTTAATACTTGGTATGTTTATGGATTTTGTAAATTGAGAGGAGATTTTAGGTTATTTAAGCTTACAAGAATAGATAAGTTAGAAAGAACTGAAAATGTCTTTATACCTAAGGATATTGAAAATCATAGTCTGCTTACTGAAAAGGGAAGTAATTATATTCACTTGAAACTAAAATTTCATCCTTCATGTATGAATAGATTGGATGATTATTTTGAGATGGAAGAAATGAGTTTTCAAGAAGATGGAGATATACTGGTTGAGGTTAGTTATCCAGAAGATGAGTGGGTTTATAGCATGCTATTAAGCTTTGGGGATAAGGTTGAAATACTAGAGCCAAGTCATGTTAAGGATATAATTCTAGAAAGAGTGAAAAATATTTTAGATAAATATAAGTAA
- the lgt gene encoding prolipoprotein diacylglyceryl transferase codes for MNPVAFNIFGLDIRWYGLLISFGVLAALTLAYFTCRLKGTDFDKLMDIFIIAFPMAIIGARLYYVVFEFDYYKNNLNQIINIRQGGLAIHGGVIFALVTAFIYTKVKKLDFFEFADIAAPSIILAQAIGRWGNFFNSEAHGGPVTKEFISKFPAFIQKGMLIDGTYYHPTFLYESLWNVLVCLILLFILYKRNNNHKGIVLGSYMILYSIGRFFIEGLRTDSLYMAYGLRTAQVVSGLGVVFGIIMITAIVRRKKGIFY; via the coding sequence ATGAATCCAGTTGCATTTAATATATTTGGACTTGATATCAGATGGTATGGTCTTTTAATTTCATTTGGAGTTCTTGCGGCTTTAACATTAGCTTATTTCACCTGCAGACTAAAAGGAACAGACTTCGATAAACTTATGGATATTTTTATCATAGCATTCCCGATGGCTATTATAGGAGCAAGATTATACTATGTAGTATTTGAATTTGATTACTATAAAAATAATTTAAATCAGATAATAAATATTAGGCAAGGTGGTCTTGCGATTCACGGAGGGGTAATTTTTGCTCTAGTTACTGCATTTATATATACCAAGGTAAAGAAGCTTGATTTTTTTGAATTTGCAGATATTGCTGCACCTTCAATAATATTAGCTCAAGCCATAGGAAGATGGGGTAATTTCTTTAATAGTGAAGCACACGGGGGACCGGTTACTAAGGAATTTATAAGTAAGTTTCCTGCATTTATACAAAAAGGTATGCTTATAGACGGGACCTATTATCATCCAACCTTTTTATATGAATCTTTATGGAATGTATTGGTTTGCTTGATTTTATTATTTATACTTTACAAGAGAAATAACAACCATAAAGGCATAGTACTTGGTAGCTATATGATTTTATACTCTATAGGAAGATTTTTTATAGAAGGATTAAGAACAGATAGTCTTTATATGGCTTATGGTTTAAGAACTGCTCAAGTAGTCAGTGGTTTAGGTGTGGTTTTCGGTATAATCATGATAACTGCAATAGTGAGAAGAAAAAAGGGAATATTTTATTAG
- a CDS encoding TetR/AcrR family transcriptional regulator yields the protein MVKENKEQIILEAAIKIFSEKGFSAATTSEIAKSAGVAEGTIFRYFKTKKELLTGAMVKLIEVFSEMFITSRINKILKDHEGMDPKITLKAIAKDRLDIIDKHWDLIKVVITELQFHEDLRNSFLVDMASKGKLLLEDFIKSGIARGVFRDINPTIAARALVGTLSIYIIQRQLIPSLVNMNDDEQIDLIIDLFLNGLNKK from the coding sequence ATGGTTAAAGAAAATAAGGAACAAATAATTTTAGAAGCTGCAATAAAGATTTTTTCTGAAAAAGGTTTTAGTGCAGCTACAACTAGTGAAATAGCTAAAAGCGCAGGAGTCGCTGAAGGCACTATATTTAGATACTTTAAAACAAAAAAAGAATTATTAACCGGTGCTATGGTAAAACTTATTGAGGTTTTTAGCGAAATGTTTATAACCTCGAGAATCAATAAGATTCTTAAAGATCATGAAGGAATGGATCCAAAAATCACATTAAAAGCCATTGCTAAGGATAGATTAGATATAATAGATAAGCATTGGGACTTAATTAAAGTAGTCATCACAGAATTGCAGTTTCATGAAGATTTAAGAAATTCATTTCTAGTGGATATGGCTTCAAAAGGAAAACTGCTATTAGAAGACTTTATAAAATCCGGTATAGCTAGAGGCGTATTTAGAGATATTAATCCTACAATAGCAGCGAGAGCATTAGTAGGCACTCTTAGTATTTACATTATTCAAAGACAACTAATTCCTAGCCTTGTAAATATGAATGATGATGAACAAATTGATCTCATTATAGATTTGTTCTTAAACGGCTTAAACAAAAAATAG
- a CDS encoding ABC transporter ATP-binding protein has product MNAIEVNGLTKKFGNYIAVDNISFNVPEGKIFGFLGPNGSGKSTTIRMLCGVLTPTDGSARILNYDVAKNVAKVKQNIGYMSQKFSLYEDLTVNENLDFYAGIYGLTSKQRNERKKGIISMAGLTGRENVLTRNLSGGWKQRLALGCALIHKPKILILDEPTAGVDPVSRRIFWQMIFTLAKQGITILVTTHYMDEAQSCDNIAFIFNSKLIALGTPEELIKQENASNLEDVFIKYVEKSTNQKVQSSFEDLKFLIGEERS; this is encoded by the coding sequence ATGAATGCTATTGAAGTTAATGGTCTAACTAAAAAATTTGGAAACTATATTGCCGTTGATAATATAAGCTTTAATGTACCAGAAGGAAAGATATTTGGATTTTTAGGACCAAATGGTTCTGGCAAATCCACTACAATAAGAATGCTTTGCGGAGTACTGACTCCTACTGATGGATCTGCTCGAATACTAAATTATGATGTTGCCAAAAATGTTGCAAAAGTAAAACAAAATATAGGATATATGTCTCAAAAATTCAGTTTATATGAAGATCTAACAGTTAATGAAAATCTAGATTTTTACGCAGGTATCTACGGGCTTACAAGTAAACAGAGAAATGAGCGAAAAAAAGGTATAATTTCTATGGCTGGTTTGACTGGAAGAGAAAATGTACTAACTAGAAACTTATCAGGTGGTTGGAAACAAAGGCTTGCTTTAGGATGTGCTTTAATTCATAAACCTAAAATACTAATCTTAGATGAACCTACTGCTGGAGTTGATCCAGTATCTAGACGAATATTCTGGCAAATGATATTTACACTAGCTAAGCAGGGTATAACAATACTAGTTACTACTCACTACATGGATGAAGCTCAAAGCTGTGATAATATAGCATTTATATTCAATAGTAAACTCATAGCTTTAGGTACTCCTGAAGAACTTATAAAACAAGAAAACGCCTCTAACCTAGAAGATGTTTTTATCAAATACGTAGAGAAATCAACTAATCAAAAAGTTCAATCATCTTTCGAAGATTTAAAATTTTTAATCGGTGAAGAGAGGTCTTAG
- a CDS encoding HlyD family secretion protein, producing the protein MIKKIFSFILLLTTLSLAGCSTNKTSNNNIYTGTVESENFNISSEVTGKVNEINISDGSPVKSGDKVIQVDSKSYELQKQQAEAALRIAKAKQSDIPDTAKTSIKEEAQGAIDQAQASVDLAKLQIEKTSITSSIDGNVTEILVHKGDLVTPGMNVAKVTDLKNKYIKIYIEESKRSKVKLNSSLTIKFNDKTEKGKITYISDQSEFTPKNVETKDDKEKTLFEVKLKLDDSSTATPGLMADVILE; encoded by the coding sequence ATGATTAAAAAAATTTTTTCTTTTATCTTATTATTAACAACATTAAGTCTAGCAGGTTGTAGCACAAATAAAACTTCCAACAACAATATTTATACAGGTACTGTAGAATCAGAAAACTTTAATATATCTTCAGAAGTAACCGGAAAGGTAAATGAAATCAACATATCAGATGGCTCTCCAGTAAAGTCTGGTGATAAAGTCATTCAAGTAGATTCAAAATCTTATGAACTCCAAAAACAGCAAGCTGAAGCAGCACTAAGGATTGCTAAAGCCAAACAATCAGATATACCTGACACCGCAAAAACTTCTATCAAAGAAGAAGCACAAGGTGCAATAGATCAAGCTCAAGCATCCGTTGATTTAGCAAAACTGCAAATTGAAAAAACATCTATAACATCTTCTATTGATGGCAATGTAACTGAAATATTAGTTCATAAGGGTGACTTGGTTACTCCTGGCATGAATGTAGCAAAAGTCACTGATTTAAAAAATAAATATATAAAAATATATATAGAAGAATCTAAGAGAAGTAAGGTAAAGTTAAATAGCTCCTTAACTATAAAATTTAATGATAAAACAGAAAAAGGTAAGATAACTTATATATCAGATCAATCTGAATTCACTCCAAAAAATGTTGAGACTAAAGATGATAAAGAAAAAACATTATTCGAAGTAAAACTAAAACTTGATGATAGCAGTACAGCTACTCCAGGACTTATGGCAGATGTTATTCTAGAATAG
- a CDS encoding helix-turn-helix domain-containing protein yields MNFYDPGAKIRLMRKRFHMNQSELEDSNMTRAFISMMESGKRRVSKSSSKILAEKFNDKGREVGLELKLDDDYFSREPHEDARVYCSNELMKDNNRHGQFEELLFISTEFNLDDITAEIYKKDADKYLEEVDYSKAFINYSNSLGKLKELKLKELQTYVYKQMGVCKLKRNEYDDAIFYFNQAMYYAKDLGDEACFVDASYNLALTYFDMQKYNESIEILDKYIVFNDNIERGLKIDSRVLKANSFYKLGKRKEAVDDYFLIIQELSEGEQYLLAMLYSNLGEYYYESGELQESIKYINLAQKIKNRTDKKTLPYVLNIKGKVFFKQGLVDESMMIMELAMNMAEEYSNYSILFETYKDLINIYESIEDIEKIKDTSLNFLSILDKNSIDDGRKYALTKLVEVELRRSNTEEAIKLLAQLGNAIENN; encoded by the coding sequence TTGAATTTCTACGATCCTGGTGCAAAGATAAGGCTTATGAGAAAGAGATTTCATATGAATCAATCAGAATTAGAAGATAGTAATATGACTAGAGCATTCATAAGTATGATGGAAAGCGGTAAAAGAAGAGTAAGTAAGTCAAGTTCAAAGATATTAGCTGAAAAGTTTAATGACAAGGGAAGAGAAGTAGGTTTAGAGCTAAAATTAGATGATGACTATTTTTCTAGGGAGCCCCATGAAGATGCAAGGGTCTATTGTAGTAACGAATTAATGAAAGATAATAATAGACATGGTCAATTTGAAGAATTATTGTTCATATCCACTGAATTTAATTTAGACGATATAACGGCAGAAATCTATAAAAAGGATGCAGATAAGTATTTAGAAGAGGTTGATTATTCAAAGGCATTTATAAATTATTCAAATTCATTAGGAAAACTTAAAGAGTTAAAATTAAAAGAGTTACAAACATATGTATATAAGCAAATGGGTGTTTGTAAACTAAAAAGAAATGAATATGATGATGCTATATTTTATTTTAATCAAGCTATGTATTATGCCAAAGATCTAGGTGATGAAGCCTGCTTTGTTGACGCTAGCTACAACCTTGCTCTCACATATTTCGATATGCAGAAATATAATGAGAGTATAGAAATTTTGGACAAGTATATTGTGTTTAATGACAATATTGAACGTGGTTTGAAGATAGATTCAAGAGTTTTGAAAGCAAATTCATTCTATAAACTAGGTAAAAGAAAAGAAGCTGTAGATGATTACTTTTTAATAATACAAGAACTTTCAGAAGGAGAGCAATACTTGCTAGCTATGCTGTATAGTAATCTAGGTGAGTATTATTACGAGAGTGGTGAATTACAAGAGAGTATAAAATATATAAATTTAGCTCAAAAAATAAAAAATAGGACAGATAAGAAAACTCTTCCTTATGTATTAAATATAAAAGGTAAGGTGTTTTTCAAGCAAGGACTTGTAGATGAAAGTATGATGATAATGGAATTAGCTATGAATATGGCTGAAGAATATAGTAATTATTCCATTCTTTTTGAGACATATAAGGATTTGATTAATATATATGAATCTATAGAAGATATAGAAAAGATAAAGGATACTTCTTTGAACTTCTTAAGCATACTAGATAAAAATAGCATAGATGATGGTAGAAAGTATGCATTAACGAAGTTAGTTGAGGTTGAGCTAAGAAGAAGTAATACTGAAGAAGCTATAAAGCTTTTGGCTCAGCTAGGTAATGCTATTGAAAACAATTAA
- a CDS encoding superoxide dismutase yields MIFSISVSAFEQNMKKFEVPPLKYDYKALEPYIDEQTMRLHHDKHHQAYVDNLNKALDKYPELYGKSLEELLSSIDTLPSDIRASVKNNGGGHYNHTFFWDIMAPNKGGNPKGNVMKAIDRDFGSFINFKKEFKQAALDRFGSGWAWLLKDNNGKLSIVSTPNQDTPIPLGLKPIIALDVWEHAYYLKYQNKRADYIDAWWNVVNWDKAEQLYNQS; encoded by the coding sequence ATGATTTTTTCTATTAGCGTTAGTGCATTTGAGCAAAACATGAAAAAGTTTGAAGTACCACCACTAAAATATGATTATAAGGCACTTGAACCATATATAGATGAGCAGACTATGAGATTACATCATGATAAACATCATCAGGCTTATGTAGATAATCTTAATAAGGCACTAGATAAGTATCCAGAGTTATATGGCAAGTCTTTAGAGGAATTATTGTCTTCTATTGATACCTTACCAAGTGATATTAGAGCTAGTGTAAAAAATAATGGTGGAGGTCATTATAATCATACGTTTTTTTGGGATATAATGGCTCCTAATAAAGGTGGTAATCCAAAAGGAAATGTAATGAAAGCAATAGACAGAGATTTTGGTTCCTTTATTAACTTTAAGAAGGAATTTAAGCAAGCTGCCCTGGATAGGTTTGGTTCAGGATGGGCATGGTTATTGAAGGACAATAATGGAAAGTTGTCTATAGTTTCTACTCCAAATCAAGATACGCCAATACCTTTAGGGCTTAAGCCAATTATAGCTTTAGACGTATGGGAACATGCTTATTACTTAAAATATCAAAATAAAAGAGCAGATTATATAGATGCTTGGTGGAATGTAGTTAACTGGGATAAAGCTGAACAATTATATAATCAAAGTTGA
- a CDS encoding DedA family protein, protein MIEFIVSWAIYVLGKLGYFGVFSLMALESACIPIPSEAILPFGGYLASSAYTGNKLNLILVIIIGTLGGTFGSVCIYYIGAKGGRPLVEKYAEKLRLSKSHLEMSDNYFNKYGEKIAFFSRLLPIIRTFISLPAGISKMNFKKFVFYTFVGSLIWSIILGYAGYMMGENWTKIRSWLHIADYIVVVAVVVLIGYWIVNRRRKAVTEE, encoded by the coding sequence ATGATAGAATTCATAGTAAGTTGGGCTATATATGTTTTGGGTAAACTTGGGTACTTTGGTGTTTTTTCATTAATGGCGTTAGAAAGTGCATGTATTCCTATACCAAGTGAAGCTATATTGCCTTTTGGAGGATACCTAGCTTCAAGTGCCTATACTGGCAATAAGCTAAACCTTATCTTAGTTATAATAATTGGAACTTTAGGTGGAACTTTTGGATCAGTATGTATTTATTATATTGGAGCTAAAGGGGGAAGACCTTTAGTTGAAAAATATGCAGAGAAGTTAAGGTTATCAAAATCTCATTTAGAAATGAGCGATAATTATTTTAATAAATATGGGGAAAAGATAGCATTTTTTTCGAGACTTTTGCCTATAATAAGAACTTTTATATCTCTACCAGCAGGAATAAGTAAAATGAATTTTAAGAAGTTTGTATTTTATACTTTTGTTGGATCTTTAATATGGAGCATAATTTTAGGCTATGCGGGATATATGATGGGTGAAAATTGGACTAAGATTCGTTCATGGTTACATATTGCAGATTATATAGTTGTAGTTGCAGTTGTAGTTTTAATTGGATATTGGATTGTAAATAGAAGAAGAAAAGCTGTTACAGAAGAATAG
- a CDS encoding ABC transporter permease, which yields MNMQRFLSIVKKEFIQIKRDKASFAIAIMMPLMMILLFGYAVVTQLEDISMLVLDQSNTAESRELIKSFENTSYFKVIGKAQNIDIIDDSINNGTAHSALIIPPDYADKIAKHEKPTVQFIVDGSDPTTARTAFSSGVMAAQSQSSKLIEKVTSKTLVTNNISGIDISTKVLFNPTLRNQNYTIPGLIGLIMQNITIILTAFALVREKERGTIEQLIVSPLKSPEIILGKLVPYIVIGFADFIYALILGIYWFNVPVAGSIPLLIFLGFGFVICALAIGILISTIAKTQLQAMQMAFLALLPSVLLSGFVFPREAMPKVIQYIGNVIPLTYFLNIIRGIVLKGLTINYLVQDVTLLFILGLVLLTLSIVRFRKKLD from the coding sequence ATGAATATGCAGAGATTTTTATCAATAGTAAAAAAGGAGTTCATACAAATAAAAAGAGATAAAGCAAGCTTTGCTATAGCAATAATGATGCCTCTTATGATGATATTATTATTCGGCTATGCTGTAGTTACTCAACTAGAGGATATCTCTATGCTTGTACTCGACCAAAGTAATACTGCAGAAAGCAGAGAACTAATAAAAAGCTTCGAGAACACTTCTTACTTTAAAGTGATAGGAAAGGCTCAAAATATAGATATTATCGATGATTCTATTAATAATGGTACCGCACATTCAGCTCTAATAATACCTCCGGATTACGCAGATAAAATTGCTAAGCACGAGAAGCCTACTGTTCAATTTATTGTAGATGGATCTGATCCAACCACAGCAAGAACAGCTTTTAGCAGTGGTGTAATGGCAGCTCAAAGTCAAAGTTCTAAGTTGATAGAAAAGGTAACCTCTAAAACACTTGTTACTAACAATATTTCTGGCATAGATATTAGTACTAAAGTCCTTTTTAATCCAACCTTGAGAAACCAAAACTATACCATCCCTGGACTTATAGGACTTATAATGCAGAATATAACTATAATTCTAACTGCTTTTGCTTTAGTTAGAGAAAAAGAAAGAGGTACCATAGAGCAACTTATAGTTTCTCCTTTGAAGTCTCCTGAAATAATCTTAGGAAAACTTGTTCCCTATATAGTTATTGGATTTGCAGACTTTATATATGCTTTAATCCTAGGTATATACTGGTTTAACGTACCTGTTGCAGGAAGCATTCCACTATTAATATTCTTAGGTTTCGGCTTTGTTATCTGTGCTCTAGCAATAGGAATATTGATATCCACTATAGCCAAGACCCAACTTCAAGCTATGCAAATGGCTTTCCTTGCGCTTCTTCCAAGCGTCCTACTATCTGGGTTTGTATTTCCAAGAGAGGCTATGCCTAAGGTAATACAGTATATAGGCAATGTTATTCCATTAACTTATTTCCTAAATATAATAAGAGGTATTGTACTGAAAGGTTTGACCATAAACTATTTAGTCCAAGATGTAACCTTATTATTTATACTTGGTTTAGTTCTTTTAACACTTAGTATAGTACGATTTAGAAAAAAACTAGATTAG
- a CDS encoding thymidylate synthase has translation MSIYDKKYLSIVEDILENGYFDTNRTGVRTYKLPHQIMQFDLQKEFPILTTKFVAFKTAVKELLWIFKDGSNDVRKLQEENVHIWDEWMMDDGTIGTSYGWIVKKFDQIDNLIETLKTNPQDRRMMINLWQIPYLNGGPLHPCCFLTMWDVTDGRLNCMLVQRSGDMGLGVPFNSSQYAVLVHLIAQVTNLKPGLFTHVINNAHIYENHVNGLKEQLLRKDCSYDAPKLWINPEINNFYDFTADDIKLIDYKHHSKINMEVAI, from the coding sequence ATGAGCATTTATGATAAAAAATATCTTTCTATTGTAGAAGATATTTTGGAAAATGGTTATTTTGATACTAATAGAACTGGTGTAAGAACATATAAACTTCCTCACCAAATAATGCAATTTGATTTACAAAAAGAATTTCCTATCCTAACAACAAAATTTGTAGCTTTTAAAACTGCAGTTAAAGAATTATTGTGGATATTCAAAGATGGATCTAATGATGTAAGAAAGCTTCAAGAAGAAAATGTTCATATATGGGATGAATGGATGATGGATGACGGAACTATCGGTACTTCATATGGTTGGATTGTAAAAAAATTTGATCAGATAGATAATCTTATCGAAACCTTAAAAACCAATCCTCAAGATAGGAGAATGATGATAAATTTATGGCAAATTCCATATTTAAATGGTGGACCGCTTCATCCATGCTGTTTCTTAACCATGTGGGATGTTACTGATGGGAGACTTAACTGCATGCTAGTACAAAGGAGTGGAGATATGGGACTTGGAGTTCCTTTTAACTCCAGTCAATATGCTGTATTGGTACACCTTATAGCTCAAGTTACAAATCTAAAACCTGGTTTATTCACACATGTTATAAATAACGCTCACATATATGAAAATCACGTTAATGGATTAAAAGAACAGCTTTTGAGAAAAGATTGTTCTTATGATGCACCTAAACTTTGGATAAATCCTGAAATTAATAACTTTTATGATTTCACAGCAGATGACATTAAATTAATAGATTATAAACATCATTCAAAAATAAACATGGAGGTGGCAATTTAA
- a CDS encoding TIGR03943 family putative permease subunit, with the protein MKKFNINELIWFLILVLSSLLLMYLLKTSSIANFVHPKMNKYLIFAIGVLLVIAFIQFFKIFTVPDRGGIRKDYFIFIAAILAIGLATNKDMGTEGINLKGIKLSTRSYWDVTGDNHHHFDKIPDGVIELIGENYYCYLEDIEKNMDKFKGRKVLTEGLVYKNSSMNKNEFIIARSVMSCCAADSQIIGIKIISQFDKTYDGQWVRIKGTLSSTTVYEGNKLIEVPIIKSESIEVTKKPSNQYIYQN; encoded by the coding sequence ATGAAAAAATTTAATATCAATGAACTTATATGGTTTTTAATTTTGGTTCTTAGCTCTCTACTGTTAATGTATCTTTTAAAAACATCGAGTATAGCTAATTTTGTGCATCCTAAAATGAATAAATACTTGATTTTCGCCATAGGAGTACTTCTAGTTATAGCTTTCATACAATTTTTTAAGATATTTACTGTACCTGATAGAGGGGGAATAAGAAAGGATTATTTTATATTTATAGCTGCCATTCTCGCAATAGGATTAGCTACTAATAAGGACATGGGAACTGAGGGTATAAATTTAAAGGGAATAAAGCTTTCGACAAGGAGTTATTGGGATGTAACTGGAGATAATCATCATCATTTTGATAAGATTCCTGATGGTGTGATAGAGTTAATTGGTGAGAATTATTATTGTTATTTAGAGGATATAGAAAAGAATATGGATAAGTTTAAAGGTCGTAAGGTTTTAACAGAAGGACTTGTATATAAGAATAGTAGCATGAATAAAAATGAGTTTATAATAGCTAGAAGTGTAATGAGTTGCTGTGCAGCAGATTCTCAAATAATTGGCATAAAGATTATATCTCAATTTGATAAAACATATGATGGACAATGGGTTCGGATTAAAGGTACATTAAGTAGTACTACAGTTTATGAAGGTAATAAACTTATTGAAGTACCTATTATTAAATCTGAGAGTATTGAAGTGACTAAAAAACCTTCTAATCAATATATATATCAAAATTAA